GATTATGGAGCTTAAAGCATGACGGATGGTGCATGGGATGTTATAAATGATTAACCAGCCTATTATGGAGGCAAAGAGCTGGTCAAAGACATGGGTCATGGGTCAAGGaaacttttcattcattattcaggTCAACATAGGAGGGTGACATACTGTAAACGTATAGGTGCTTTATGGTGAACAAGACTCAAGGTACTTGTTAATGATGTACGGGGTGCTGGGTGAAAATGTAAGTcaagacaaacatgtttaatcacTGTCTAAACATgagaatattaatttaatttacatttaaattagaaaggaaaaaattaatcttcataatttcttttaaattttgaatttgaatacaCTGAATATTGTAACAAAATGTCAACTGAGATGTCAACTGACGTAATTTTATGTGAGAATTGTGTTAATGTGATGGATATCTGTAAGGTTAcaactattttttaattttaggattattttctcaaataatCGTTTAATCCATTACATGTCGATCAAGATATCCCCAAGCCAAATTGGACATCTTCACATTACTTGTTTTGGCCTGCCACATCAGTCCCAAATCCAAAGATGTTtacttaaatattgtttttttaaaaagacaagcaaataattacattttaaaagggcaggaaaaagagaaaatttgctatttttgcctttaaaaagttgcagattaatttgtCTATTGATCATTTCCTCTCTAGAtatcttcacatttttttgtttttttgttgaagattTCAACAATGATGACTTCATCTGCAAATCAGACTTACAGAAGACGCTCAACAAGCTGACACGAAACGAGCTGACGGAGGACGAGGTGAGGATGGTGTGTGAGAAGGTGATGGATGAAGCCGACCTGGACAACGATGGACGACTGTCACTGGAGGACTTCCAGCACATGATTGTCCGAGCGCCAGACTTCCTCAGGTAGAAACCACTTAAACCATAAAGAAGGTTTAACTCACCAACACACAATACAGAAggatatattatttttgtacatttacctcctttttttctgtttttgatgaggaACTCGAACTATACCTTTTTTGTGTTCACAGCACCTTCCACATAAggatataaagaaataaagcaatCTTGTGCGTTTCTTAATCAGAAGAGACCTGGAGATGGACTTACAATAATGCAGACTGTGTGGAAAGTGGAGGAATCCTGACATCTCCACTAATAAGCATACAGCATACAGTTTAATGAATGTCTCCTTCTGGGAACATCTACATCTGATTGTCAGATGTCAGCTGATCTGTTTaattttgtaaaaacaaaactgcaaccAACAACATTATGATCTTACTCATAATTTATCAGACGTTGACATTTagaaaaaacagacagtttAACAGTAGATACATCACGTCTTTAACATTACTGTTGACAGGTTGGATTTGTTTaacatgtaataaaaacacaaaaacaccaacatttcAATGGAGCATTACTGCATATCCAGTCCACATCCGATTTGTCTTCTATTATGGCAGCTGCAGAAATAACAGGAGTCACGGTGCAGCTGCTGGTCTGTCAACAGGTCGCCACACCAGCCGATCCATCAATGTCAAGGCTCATTACTTGTGACCATCAACAGTAGATTTGGGTTTTGAATATAAAAGGATTTGGTTACACCCCACTATAAAGGGAACGCATGCCAGAATATTCCACTGGGTCATAGCGGGTCAATGAAGGGAGAGGCATTTGGCATGAAAGCAGTCAAGCTCCATTGTGGGACCGTGGGCTCAACTGACAGCAGTTTCCTTAATGCAGCTGGCCAATAAAAACAGAGCAAAGTTGAGTTTTataatcttattttattaaatcaaaagtACACATATCTACAAATtgtagatacatttttatatggGTTTAGAAAGTACAGTACAATTTAAGATCTCTTTGTTCGATGTGATATTTACAAtggtttttttcccacttttttttcttcccaaaatgcattttcatttctCTCCCTGTATGTCACACTCGATGGAAATATGGCTGTAAAAAgggatgtacagtatatgacatGTGATAGGTGTCTTAAGAAAAAGGATATGACTTAGAAACAAAAAGAGTAAACACTTTACTTCAAGTCCTCCTATTTAGCAGTTATAAGCAGTATGTaaacttttaataaatgtttataaacacactataatgtGGCTGTAAGCAGATAGAAGTGTTATAATGTATTTGTTAACAACTATAACTCCTCCTGTGGGCACACATTAGTTGACGCTGGtgtataaacagataatgaTTGATAATATAGCAAAACAGCTGGAAGAGTATAAAATATGTCATTATAGAAGTTATAATTGCattaaaatacacttaataATGTCATTCTATCTGCTTATAACTACAAactgtttattaaatatttgtatgctgcttataaaatgataaataaggGGCCTTAAagtgttacaaaaaaaaaaaagtatcatttCAGCTGAAAAATGACACAGCTTGAGTCCCACAACAGTCTGCTCCCAAATGTTTTCTGTATACGACTTAAAGCTACAGAAAAGCTACAGTATCACTCTAATGAGACTACTGCTCTTTCTCCACATTTCTGAACTATCTTCCATCATGCTAAATGTTACCTGCATTGGTGTAGCAATGCCACTTCTACAAAACAGAGTATGACCTGTTTTTGGCTCAgtgaacaaaagaaaacaaaaaaatcaacaaaaaaccCACTTAACAAAAGCCCATACATTCAACTGTATGAGCCTACAAATATGTCTGAAAATTACACATAACATATGCACAGGTCCAAGATTCACAATGCATAGCTCACCTATGAGAGAAACAAGTATTAGCGGTTAAGACAAATGGTCATGGTAGTCGTGAGGTCCCAAATTATTAGCTATTTGAAAACGGTGCAGGCAAGCAAAAAACAGATTCCCCCCTCTATGTTGTGCACGTAGGAGTTTGATTTTCAGACTAGTGACAAATGGAGGAAAACACGAGGAACAATGGAAACAGATCAAGACTCAACATCAATGTTCAATACGAGTAGACAGTGTAGACATTTGTATCACAAATGTGTAATCAACCGTGTTGTTcttaaaaatactgattaaaaTGTGGAGTTTGGGTGGACATCTACAATGCATACCATGCCTCTGGTGCCACCTAGCTGTCAAACTAAAGAGCCACAATGACACACATACAAGAAAATGTACAATACATACTACAAATGGGACCATTTTTAAGCTTCAGTCAAGCCTGTATTCAGCCAagaaaatatcacttttaaacTAAAGTTTGGCAGGGCAGTAGCATAgaaagagctttttttcttcttcttcttctcataaATATAGAGGGCTGTTGAAGTAAATCAGGGCAATGCTTATCAGTGAACTAATACCAAGACAGTGGATCACCAGCAGTGAAATATCAAAAGAGATATAGTCATTAATAAGTAGGTGTAGTAAAATTTTTGAATTATGCCCCTTATATTACCAAGactcaataaatcaataaagtaATTGTATTGTAAAACTATCACTTGGCACAGACTACACACAAAACACGAGTTACTGGTAAAGTGCAAGGAGAGCTGCATAAGAGcagagggggcggggggggggggggggggggggggggtatgggGCAAGGAGCTTACAGTGATCTTAATTGCTGATCAAATCACCAGAGACATCATTTAGCTTGACAGTCGATCAGAGCTGCTACAAAACTTTCACTCAAGTCAAATCAAAAGGCAACAATTTAAAGTAATTCGAGACAAACTACTAAGCAGAAACTTCATtgcctttctttctcttatcTGAGAGTGAACCGAATATTTTGGCAGTTTTGGgatgttggtcagacaaaatttggattttatagaccaaacaattaaaagattaatcaagaaaacCAGTGACAGATTAATCTAtactaaaaaataatcattatgtttttatattgtggATGTTTACTGAAATTATACAGGAAGTACTTCTCGAAATATTCCAAAAAACTAAATAGTtaacaatgaatgttgaatacTTTCTAGGCAGGGAAATGTCACCGAATCAATGCTCCGCTGATCTTTTAAGAGCAAAACTGCTTTTGAAAGCTTTGACGAAAAGGCTACGAAGAATTGGAGGCAGTTTATCTGTGACACAAAAAGTAATGATTAGGGCCAGATGAAACGCCCATTTGTGGTCACAGCAAATGATTGTCAATGattacacacaaagaaaaggagcaaaaatcaaaaggaaaaccTTGTAATCCAATTCCTCTCTGATCCCTTGACTGCGTTATGCTCATTAGACTCGGTATGATTCTCAACTgctgaaatgaaagtgaaaagaaagCGTGCGCAACTCTGTTTAACTGGAGTTCAAGCCCATCAGTCTCTGGCTGACATTTATCACATAAAAAGGGAAAGAGCACTAATAAAAATAGATCTAAATATCACATTTGTATTTCAATCCCAAACTCTTGACATTAATTAAACGATTTCTCCCTCCAATGTGGAACTTTTAACAGTTGTGCTACCGGCTGTGTGAAATATGAGCGTGTTATACAAAGAGACTAACATCAGAAGTACGAGCCTGTTATCTGTGTGATATGGAACATCTGAAGATGTGCTCCTGGTTGCGTCCTCCACCAGTCAAGTGGTCTGACCCCTGAAGATAGCTTTTCTCCTTAAGATGGAAGAGATGCACCACTGGAAGCTttcagaagaggaagagaggagggagagtcCTCCACTTACTGGGAGTATCATGGTTTGTGTGGACTGGCCATGGatgggagaaaggaggaggggggaggaagtgCTAAAAGCAAGCACAGTCCATTTATGTCCAGCCAGCTGGCAGCCAGTATCGTAGGCCTCTGTCCTCAGAGTAGGCTACAGCGGAAGAAGCTGGTCTTTTTCTGAGGCTCTGAGATCTTGACTCCATGACTGCTCCCCTGCGGCGTGTTGCCCTCCTGAAGTGAAACGACAAAAAACATGTCACCGCTCTTACATTTGGAGTGATTTGTGCAGAGGCTTTAATCTGGTTTCAATGCTCATGTACTTTTATACAACCGGAGGCACCTTGCTGTTGATTTAAGAGCTGCTTTTTCTATTTCCCACAGTACATAATATTCATCTGTATGATCAAAGCATTCATCTTACCAATTTTGTGTCCATTTTTGATTTGATGTCTCTGGCAAGTGTCAAAAATGCCTGTGAGCAGAGCAAATACACATGTTGTCACATTTctgatgcagcttttaaaacatattatatgTCAAGGAAGAGTGGCCCCTTACGTTTTCCACATTGATGTTAGCCTTTGCGCTGGTCTCCATGAACTTGATCCCATACTCTAAAGCAAGCTAAAAAGAGAGTCGGAGAAAATTACAACGAGGTACATTTTTACCAAGTTTGTTGACATCTAATTAAAATACCTGTGCACTAATACCATCTGGCCAAGGCCtcctgaatatatatataacaatatatccCTCAGACCAGATTAAACTTCTCACCTTCTCTCCCCGGTCTTTGGACACCTGCCGCTTGTCATTGATGTCACATTTGTTCCCGAGGACCATCTTCTCCACATCAGATGATGCATgctggatgaggaggagaaacttaaattaaaaaaacatgctacaTGGTGTCATTCAGATATTTGAACACATACTTATCAAGTAAAGGAGGTTATATCGGTGCCGGTATACATATATGCACACTGTACCTCCTCAATGTTCCTTATCCAGTTCTTGATATTTTCAAAAGACTTCTCGTTCGTGATGTCGTAGACAAGCATGATTCCCTGTAGAGGACAGTAAATCAAATGCCTCGAGGTTAATAGAGCTCATCAGCAATGGCTACGTGGTAAAGTAGatttttgttaacatttgtCTGGAAACCTGTGAAGACACACACCATGGCTCCTCTGTAGTAGGCTGTCGTGATTGTTCGGAAACGCTCCTGGCCAGCTGTATCCCTGAAGAAACACCAACAAATTCACATCTCAAAAGTGTCCGTAGATATTTACAAACTAAAGAACACACATGAAAGGCCCTTAAGATTGATTTttgtcatttcctcttttttttggagTAAGAAAGGCACGTACAGGAAGTTGGTTTATCTGACATCAGCTGTGGCCAGCAGGCTGGTGTAGAGAGGTGTACAGTTTATTTAGTGTAAAGGGAAGtttaaagaagaaatatgtaacactgaGAGGAAGCGTTTAAAATGGGTACTGCAGTCCAAATTATAATAATGCAGCCCCCCCCCAAATTTGTGATCTGGCTGCTGAAAACAAACTCGAATGAATtgagaaaaaagagattaagtgatagcttcacaattttcaaatgtcataaaacaacagtcacGTGCCCagatgaacagtgaaagaggttttcctccaTGATATCActcctgctgttcatactgaacattAAAAGGTCCCCATCAAATGTACTTTCAATTTAAGTGACAAAatacagtgtgtccacacagctattttgtgtaaaaatgcatttaaaagtttatctgtagctgatatgaagcttcagcagtctgagttagtcacaccaagtggatatctgtcacacttagttttttttttagcatcaaatttcctctttgtgttttcctgttgagctgcggcggaagtacagtaacaaaaagaggggcTGTAGCACTAAAAAgtagatatctacttgatttgactca
This genomic interval from Scomber scombrus chromosome 11, fScoSco1.1, whole genome shotgun sequence contains the following:
- the cib3 gene encoding calcium and integrin-binding family member 3 isoform X1, translated to MGNKQTIFTAQQLDAYQDNPFRQRIAEVFSEDGEGNMTLDDFLDMFSVLSEMAPRDLKAYYAFKIYDFNNDDFICKSDLQKTLNKLTRNELTEDEVRMVCEKVMDEADLDNDGRLSLEDFQHMIVRAPDFLSTFHIRI
- the LOC133990340 gene encoding ras-related protein Rab-8A-like, which gives rise to MAKTYDYLFKLLLIGDSGVGKTCVLFRFSEDAFNSTFISTIGIDFKIRTIELDGKKIKLQIWDTAGQERFRTITTAYYRGAMGIMLVYDITNEKSFENIKNWIRNIEEHASSDVEKMVLGNKCDINDKRQVSKDRGEKLALEYGIKFMETSAKANINVENAFLTLARDIKSKMDTKLEGNTPQGSSHGVKISEPQKKTSFFRCSLL